A region from the Mesorhizobium sp. J8 genome encodes:
- a CDS encoding branched-chain amino acid aminotransferase: protein MHDIPVTRAAARKPLPQDLKASFGDYFSDHMFQMEYTEGRGWHDPRIVPFGPLQLHPSSSVIQYAQSIFDGSKGYRREDGSVHLFRPQAHIARLNRSAGELCMPAVDPDLVLAAMRKLIDLDRDWVPAKRGNAIYVRQTMVGTEGYMVVRPSSTYTYLIFLCPVGSYYSEGAGPVRILVSETRVRAAKGAIGSAKAGANYAASLKVGREAAAAGFSQVLWLDSVQRRYLEEVGTMNIMVKIGGRILTPPLSDSILPGITRHSVLTLMRDWGMEVAEAPIDIEDVVAASRAGTLEEMWGVGTAAVISPVGELAWRGEKIVVNGGRTGPVAAKLFEHLTGLHAGTVPDRHGWSVAVD from the coding sequence ATGCATGACATTCCCGTCACGCGCGCCGCGGCGCGCAAGCCCCTCCCGCAAGACCTCAAGGCGAGCTTCGGCGATTACTTCTCCGACCACATGTTCCAGATGGAGTATACGGAAGGACGTGGCTGGCACGACCCGCGCATCGTGCCGTTCGGCCCGCTGCAACTCCACCCCTCATCCTCCGTCATCCAATATGCCCAGTCGATCTTCGACGGGTCCAAGGGCTATCGCCGAGAGGACGGCTCGGTCCATCTTTTCCGGCCGCAGGCCCATATCGCGCGCCTCAACCGCAGCGCCGGCGAGCTGTGTATGCCGGCGGTCGATCCCGACCTCGTGCTTGCCGCGATGCGCAAGTTGATCGATCTTGATCGCGACTGGGTGCCGGCCAAGCGTGGCAACGCCATCTATGTGCGCCAGACCATGGTGGGGACCGAGGGCTACATGGTGGTGCGGCCTTCCAGCACCTACACCTATCTCATCTTCCTCTGCCCCGTCGGCTCTTACTACTCGGAGGGCGCCGGCCCGGTCCGCATCCTCGTCTCCGAGACGCGCGTGCGCGCGGCCAAGGGCGCGATCGGCTCGGCCAAGGCCGGCGCCAACTATGCCGCCAGCCTCAAGGTGGGCCGCGAGGCCGCCGCGGCCGGCTTCAGCCAGGTTTTGTGGCTGGACAGCGTCCAGCGCCGCTATCTGGAGGAGGTCGGCACCATGAACATCATGGTGAAGATCGGCGGCCGCATTCTCACGCCGCCATTGAGCGATTCGATCCTGCCGGGCATCACGCGCCACAGCGTGCTCACGCTCATGCGCGACTGGGGCATGGAGGTGGCCGAGGCGCCCATCGACATCGAGGACGTCGTGGCGGCATCGAGGGCCGGCACGCTGGAGGAGATGTGGGGCGTCGGCACGGCCGCCGTGATCTCTCCCGTGGGTGAGCTCGCCTGGCGCGGCGAAAAGATCGTCGTCAACGGCGGCCGGACGGGGCCGGTGGCGGCGAAGCTGTTCGAGCACCTGACGGGCCTGCATGCCGGGACCGTGCCCGACAGGCATGGCTGGTCGGTCGCTGTCGACTGA
- a CDS encoding amidohydrolase family protein has protein sequence MYSGPIIDSHHHLWDLSMGKHPWLLPTDPSVQAVAGLSEIATNYLVDDYVRDSSGHNIVATVHIEALWAGDPVGETRWLETLDKSKGVASRYVGGASLGKPEAADAIARQAAFDRMTGIRGILSWHPDPKKCFVTDPELGRNPQWRRDIARLQEHGLNLELMMYPYQAGVVREIAEALPGLQIIINHCGSPIDRDPEGMQRWRDGLKHICACPNIAIKISNPGAYDHNWTLESVRDVAMHCIDCFGTERSMFGTDYPVSKIQMSFDQIYDTFKKIAAVLSPQEQSRLFHDNAKRFYRL, from the coding sequence ATGTATTCGGGACCGATCATCGATTCGCACCATCACCTGTGGGACCTTTCCATGGGCAAGCATCCATGGCTGCTGCCCACGGACCCTTCCGTGCAGGCGGTAGCCGGTCTTTCCGAGATCGCCACCAATTATCTGGTGGACGATTATGTCCGCGATTCCAGCGGCCATAATATCGTCGCCACGGTGCATATCGAGGCGTTGTGGGCCGGCGATCCGGTGGGGGAGACCCGCTGGCTGGAAACCCTGGACAAGTCGAAGGGCGTGGCCTCGCGTTACGTGGGCGGCGCTTCGCTGGGCAAGCCGGAGGCGGCGGACGCCATCGCGAGACAGGCGGCGTTCGACCGGATGACCGGCATCCGGGGTATTTTGAGCTGGCACCCGGACCCCAAGAAATGCTTCGTGACCGATCCCGAGCTCGGGCGCAACCCGCAGTGGCGCCGCGATATCGCCCGGCTGCAGGAGCATGGGCTCAATCTCGAGCTGATGATGTATCCCTACCAGGCCGGCGTCGTGCGGGAGATCGCCGAGGCGCTTCCCGGCCTGCAGATCATCATCAATCATTGCGGCAGCCCGATCGACCGCGATCCGGAAGGCATGCAGCGCTGGCGCGACGGCCTGAAGCACATCTGCGCCTGTCCCAACATCGCCATCAAGATTTCGAACCCGGGCGCCTACGACCACAACTGGACGCTGGAAAGCGTTCGCGACGTCGCCATGCATTGCATCGACTGTTTCGGCACCGAGCGCAGCATGTTCGGCACGGATTATCCGGTCTCGAAGATCCAGATGAGCTTCGACCAGATCTACGACACCTTCAAGAAGATCGCCGCCGTCCTGTCGCCTCAGGAGCAATCGCGATTGTTCCACGACAACGCCAAGCGCTTTTACCGGCTGTGA
- a CDS encoding SDR family oxidoreductase, translating to MDLGLKGRNALVLGASKGLGRAVAKELLDEGARVAICARTAAALEQTAREIGATALVCDLAKPGAATELVERTKATLGAPDIVVVNTGGPPTAPFDEITIEQWRAAFDNLFMSAVEIVRAVLPSMREKKWGRVLFVTSIAAKEPINRFALSNSLRAGIHGLINTLSKEEAANGITFNALMPGYTLTERLADAKLDLEKVSQAIPARRIGRPEEFAALAAFLASDRASYITGQAVACDGGALWSI from the coding sequence ATGGATCTTGGATTGAAGGGCAGGAACGCGCTCGTGCTGGGCGCTTCAAAGGGGTTAGGCCGCGCCGTGGCCAAGGAGTTGCTGGATGAGGGCGCGCGCGTGGCGATCTGTGCCCGCACCGCCGCGGCGCTGGAGCAGACGGCCCGCGAGATCGGCGCGACGGCGCTCGTCTGCGACCTCGCGAAGCCGGGCGCGGCTACGGAACTAGTGGAGCGGACCAAGGCGACGCTCGGTGCCCCGGATATCGTGGTGGTCAACACCGGCGGGCCGCCCACCGCACCCTTCGACGAGATCACCATCGAGCAATGGCGCGCCGCGTTCGACAATCTGTTCATGAGCGCGGTGGAGATCGTGCGGGCGGTGCTGCCTTCGATGCGCGAGAAGAAATGGGGCCGCGTGCTGTTCGTGACCTCCATCGCCGCGAAGGAGCCGATCAACCGCTTCGCCCTCTCCAACTCGCTGCGCGCCGGCATCCACGGACTGATCAACACGTTGAGCAAGGAAGAAGCGGCGAACGGCATCACTTTCAACGCGCTGATGCCGGGCTATACGCTGACCGAGAGGCTGGCGGACGCGAAGCTCGACCTGGAGAAGGTGAGCCAGGCGATACCCGCCAGGCGCATCGGCCGTCCCGAGGAATTTGCGGCGCTGGCCGCCTTCCTCGCCTCCGACCGCGCCTCCTACATCACCGGCCAGGCCGTCGCCTGCGACGGCGGCGCGCTCTGGTCGATCTGA
- a CDS encoding succinylglutamate desuccinylase/aspartoacylase family protein encodes MSDDKSMIGTNIDFDRDGLQTGTLRLPHSVHRSAYGHIAIPIAAAKNGHGPTVLLTGGVHGDEYEGPIALARLVRELDLSRLSGRLIVVPAVNYPAFVAGTRTSPIDDINLNRTFPGKRNGTATEMIAHYVTTELLPRSDYLVDFHAGGSSLQYLPTLLAPRWSDPAQKERLEEFIDAFDPPNVVYFDSIRALSGEDRVIGNYAHQNNVFFVTGEFGGGSTVNIEGLAVVENGLRSVLSHLKVLAPATPLPKRRGKVRRLVMDDPGLYAFAPRRGFFEPRFALGDEVPAGALAGLIYDLDNPWAEPVSVHFRHGGFAVCIRTFSLVEAGDCLGHLASPA; translated from the coding sequence ATGAGCGACGACAAGTCCATGATCGGAACGAATATCGACTTCGATCGCGACGGCCTGCAGACGGGCACGCTGCGGCTGCCGCATTCCGTGCATCGCTCCGCCTATGGCCACATCGCCATCCCCATCGCGGCGGCGAAGAACGGTCATGGCCCGACGGTCCTTTTGACGGGCGGCGTCCATGGCGACGAATATGAGGGTCCGATCGCGCTGGCGCGGCTCGTTCGCGAGCTCGACCTTTCCCGGCTTTCGGGACGGCTGATCGTCGTCCCAGCGGTCAACTATCCGGCCTTCGTCGCCGGCACCCGCACCTCGCCCATCGACGACATCAACCTCAATCGCACCTTCCCCGGCAAGCGCAACGGCACGGCGACGGAGATGATCGCGCATTACGTGACCACCGAGCTGCTGCCTCGCTCGGACTATCTGGTCGATTTCCACGCCGGCGGCAGCTCGCTGCAATATCTGCCGACGCTGCTCGCGCCGCGCTGGTCCGATCCCGCGCAAAAGGAGCGTCTGGAAGAATTCATCGACGCCTTCGACCCGCCGAACGTGGTCTATTTCGACAGCATCCGGGCGTTGAGCGGCGAAGACCGCGTCATCGGCAACTATGCGCACCAGAACAACGTCTTCTTCGTCACTGGAGAGTTCGGCGGCGGCTCGACGGTCAACATCGAAGGGTTGGCCGTGGTTGAGAACGGCCTTCGCTCGGTGCTGTCGCATCTGAAGGTATTGGCGCCCGCAACACCTTTGCCGAAGCGGCGCGGAAAGGTGCGCCGGCTGGTGATGGACGATCCGGGCCTCTATGCCTTCGCGCCGCGCCGGGGCTTCTTCGAGCCGCGCTTCGCGCTCGGCGACGAGGTGCCGGCCGGCGCGCTTGCCGGTCTGATCTACGATCTGGACAATCCCTGGGCCGAGCCGGTGTCCGTTCATTTCAGGCATGGCGGTTTCGCCGTCTGCATCCGCACCTTCTCGCTGGTGGAGGCCGGCGACTGCCTGGGCCATCTGGCGTCCCCGGCCTGA
- a CDS encoding DUF1330 domain-containing protein: MAAYMICTMRVNDPETYKKYTALTPATLKKYGGKFLTRGDPVTTCEGETFTDRMVILEFPDEATARAWYNDTDYQAASKFRRASSDRGRMILQQGRGESAAPDPLV, from the coding sequence ATGGCCGCCTATATGATCTGCACGATGAGGGTCAACGACCCCGAGACGTACAAGAAATACACCGCGCTCACCCCCGCCACGCTGAAGAAATACGGCGGGAAGTTCCTGACGCGCGGCGATCCGGTGACCACCTGCGAGGGCGAGACCTTCACCGACCGCATGGTCATCCTCGAGTTTCCGGACGAGGCCACAGCCCGGGCCTGGTACAACGACACCGACTATCAGGCGGCGTCGAAGTTCCGCCGCGCCTCTTCTGACCGCGGACGGATGATCCTGCAGCAGGGTCGCGGCGAAAGCGCGGCTCCCGATCCGCTCGTCTGA
- a CDS encoding ABC transporter substrate-binding protein: MQRGLLRQLLLVGALSASALGTAMGAAAADVVKIGVLAPLSGPSASDGADFVKGVELAVDERNAKGGVAGHTFEIVSADVKDGSPDNVSSAAQRLINTEGVQVVLTGYASLSLFEVDLFADANMPYISSGPSGSFAGIVSKDPGNYNCCWSLSPSYKGYETDVLPLVEGLIADGKFKPAGKKLAMISSDNPYSKVISEGMKKSFSAAGWTVTVDEMVPFGPVNDWRAILAKVRQDPPDLVVNTDYQPSNSALFLKQFLEQPTQSLVFLQYAPSVPEFVDLTKEQSNGVLYNLIGGAIDSPGWPRGQEVLKKYQDKFKVASGVYGSALYEEAEMYFAALEKVGDPKDHDAIGKALGETKVDAAPGPVEFDQATHLAVQDENHIPVTFYQIWDGKRFLIGPKKYATGDFKLPPWIKQ; this comes from the coding sequence ATGCAGAGGGGACTACTGAGACAATTGCTTCTTGTCGGCGCGCTAAGCGCGTCGGCCCTGGGCACGGCAATGGGCGCGGCGGCTGCCGACGTCGTCAAGATCGGCGTGCTCGCGCCGCTTTCCGGACCTTCGGCCTCCGACGGCGCGGACTTCGTCAAGGGCGTGGAACTCGCCGTCGACGAGCGGAACGCCAAGGGCGGCGTGGCCGGCCACACGTTCGAGATCGTCTCGGCGGACGTCAAGGACGGATCGCCCGACAATGTCAGCAGCGCGGCGCAGCGCCTCATCAACACGGAAGGCGTGCAGGTCGTGCTGACCGGCTATGCGAGCCTGTCGCTCTTCGAGGTCGATCTCTTCGCCGACGCCAACATGCCCTACATCTCGTCCGGCCCGTCCGGTTCGTTTGCCGGCATCGTGAGCAAGGACCCGGGCAACTACAATTGCTGCTGGTCGCTGTCGCCGTCCTACAAGGGCTACGAGACGGACGTGCTTCCGCTGGTGGAAGGGCTGATCGCCGACGGCAAGTTCAAGCCGGCGGGCAAGAAGCTGGCGATGATCTCGTCCGACAATCCTTATTCCAAGGTCATCTCGGAAGGCATGAAGAAGTCCTTCTCCGCCGCCGGCTGGACCGTGACCGTGGATGAGATGGTGCCGTTCGGCCCCGTCAACGACTGGCGCGCCATCCTTGCCAAGGTGCGGCAGGACCCGCCCGACCTCGTGGTCAACACCGATTATCAGCCCTCGAACTCCGCCCTGTTTCTGAAACAGTTCCTGGAACAGCCGACCCAGAGCCTGGTGTTCCTGCAATACGCGCCGTCGGTGCCCGAATTCGTCGACCTGACCAAGGAACAGTCGAACGGCGTCCTCTACAACCTGATCGGCGGCGCCATCGACTCGCCCGGCTGGCCGCGCGGACAGGAAGTGCTGAAGAAATACCAGGACAAGTTCAAGGTCGCCTCCGGCGTCTACGGCTCGGCCCTCTACGAAGAGGCGGAGATGTATTTCGCGGCGCTGGAGAAGGTCGGCGATCCCAAGGATCACGACGCGATCGGCAAGGCGCTCGGCGAAACCAAGGTCGACGCCGCGCCGGGGCCGGTCGAATTCGACCAGGCGACTCATCTTGCCGTGCAGGACGAGAACCACATTCCGGTGACCTTCTACCAGATCTGGGACGGCAAGCGCTTCCTGATCGGGCCGAAGAAATACGCGACTGGCGATTTCAAGCTTCCGCCTTGGATCAAGCAGTAG
- a CDS encoding ABC transporter ATP-binding protein, with the protein MTDTLLLDVRGLDGGYEPLQIFRKIDLSLVQGASVGLFGPNGHGKTTFLRTLSGIIDPWDGDIFFDGVQLNRPGARGSRRWRNFNYDAITRRRMDPKAVARAGLIHVPQGNLLFPDMTVAETLSIAPYASRGRANAAETLDKVFRLFPRVHERLGHKIRFLSGGERQMVAIGVGLMAAPKLLILDEPTLGLSPKLRGELASAIQTIRESGVPLIVVDQDIAFLEELIDTLYLFDHGRISRRIEKADMPTHEEIMNLMFGEDHH; encoded by the coding sequence ATGACGGACACGCTTCTCCTCGATGTCAGGGGCCTCGATGGCGGCTACGAGCCGCTGCAGATCTTCCGCAAGATCGACCTTTCGCTGGTGCAGGGCGCCAGCGTGGGGTTGTTCGGCCCGAACGGCCACGGCAAGACGACCTTCCTGAGGACCCTGTCCGGTATCATCGATCCGTGGGATGGGGACATTTTCTTCGACGGTGTCCAGCTCAACCGTCCGGGCGCGCGCGGCAGCAGGCGCTGGCGCAATTTCAACTACGACGCCATAACCCGGCGCCGGATGGATCCGAAAGCGGTGGCGCGCGCCGGGCTGATCCATGTCCCGCAGGGAAACCTGCTGTTTCCGGACATGACCGTCGCCGAAACGCTGTCGATCGCACCCTATGCCTCCCGCGGGCGCGCCAATGCGGCGGAGACGCTGGACAAGGTCTTCCGGCTCTTTCCCCGGGTGCACGAGCGGCTCGGCCACAAGATACGCTTCCTTTCGGGCGGCGAGCGCCAGATGGTGGCCATCGGCGTCGGGCTGATGGCGGCGCCGAAGCTACTCATCCTCGACGAGCCGACGCTGGGACTGTCGCCCAAGCTGCGCGGGGAACTCGCTTCGGCGATCCAGACCATCCGGGAATCCGGCGTGCCGCTGATCGTGGTCGATCAGGACATCGCCTTCCTCGAGGAGCTGATCGACACGCTCTACCTGTTCGACCACGGCCGCATCTCGCGCCGCATCGAGAAGGCCGACATGCCGACGCATGAAGAGATCATGAACCTGATGTTCGGCGAGGATCACCATTGA
- a CDS encoding 2-keto-4-pentenoate hydratase: MAFDIIGAAQALVRAHRDNTQFVTIEGLSDLASAYKVQDAYVGAIIGDDRIAGYKIGLTSRSMQSMCGIDHPVAGTVFGRRVMHSGAKLSLTGYGHLGVEFEICARLGRDLAPRAAPYTRSEVAAAVDGVCAAVEVVDDRHADYSVLDVRSLVADNSWNAGVVLGDFVAPPEALEKVEAVVYQDGVEIGRGVGADALGHPYEPLAWLADHLGASGRGMKAGDIVMTGSIVRTRFPDKAFSYRFDIAGLGSVEVSGA; encoded by the coding sequence ATGGCATTCGATATCATTGGTGCGGCGCAAGCGCTGGTGCGCGCCCATCGGGACAACACGCAGTTCGTGACGATCGAGGGATTGTCGGACCTTGCCTCCGCCTACAAGGTGCAGGACGCCTATGTCGGGGCGATCATCGGCGACGACCGCATAGCCGGCTACAAGATCGGCCTGACCTCGCGCAGCATGCAGAGCATGTGCGGGATCGACCATCCCGTCGCCGGCACTGTCTTCGGGCGCCGCGTGATGCACAGCGGAGCCAAGCTCTCGCTGACCGGTTACGGCCATCTCGGCGTGGAATTCGAGATCTGCGCCCGGCTCGGCCGCGATCTTGCGCCGCGCGCCGCACCCTATACACGCAGCGAGGTCGCCGCGGCGGTCGACGGCGTCTGCGCGGCGGTCGAAGTAGTGGACGATCGCCACGCCGATTATTCGGTGCTGGATGTCCGCTCGCTGGTAGCCGATAATTCGTGGAATGCCGGCGTGGTGCTGGGCGATTTCGTCGCCCCGCCCGAAGCGCTCGAGAAAGTCGAGGCGGTCGTCTATCAGGACGGTGTCGAGATCGGCAGAGGGGTCGGCGCCGATGCGCTCGGGCACCCCTATGAGCCGCTGGCCTGGCTGGCCGACCATCTCGGCGCTTCCGGCAGAGGCATGAAGGCGGGCGACATCGTCATGACGGGCAGCATCGTGCGCACGCGCTTCCCCGACAAGGCGTTTTCCTATCGGTTCGACATTGCCGGTCTTGGCAGTGTCGAGGTCAGCGGCGCCTGA
- the argE gene encoding acetylornithine deacetylase encodes MTHSSAIELLGRLVGFNTVSSRSNLEAIDFIKAYLAGFGVQSVIIPDATGTKANLLATIGPADRPGYVLSGHTDVVPVEGQEWSRDPFNMWRDGDRLYGRGTSDMKGFIACALAGVPAMLEKPLAAPIHLAWSYDEEVGCLGVHGIIEHMAKTLPPQLAVFVGEPTGMGVVGGHKGSAGLLTTVTGKACHSSRPDLGVNAIFHAMDLMGELRSYANELRSAPEADSPFEVPYTTVSVGVVQGGTARNAIPGDCAFQWDIRATRSGVLETLVNRFRAFSDSKVVPAMKEGFAGSAVVTNIAYDVPPFIPDAGSHAETLAKRFAGRNEVTAVNYGSEAGIFQSAGMSTIICGPGRDSEAHITDEWIAVEQLERCVGFVDRLIDHARHA; translated from the coding sequence ATGACACATTCTTCCGCGATCGAACTCTTGGGCCGGCTGGTCGGGTTCAACACCGTCAGCAGCCGGTCGAATCTGGAGGCGATCGACTTCATCAAGGCCTACCTTGCCGGTTTCGGGGTGCAGAGCGTCATCATCCCCGACGCGACCGGCACCAAGGCCAACCTGCTCGCCACGATCGGGCCGGCCGACCGTCCGGGCTATGTGCTGAGCGGCCATACCGATGTCGTCCCGGTCGAGGGGCAGGAGTGGTCGCGCGACCCGTTCAACATGTGGCGTGACGGCGACAGGCTCTATGGCCGCGGCACGTCGGACATGAAGGGTTTCATCGCCTGCGCGCTGGCCGGCGTACCCGCCATGCTGGAGAAGCCGCTTGCCGCCCCCATCCATCTGGCCTGGTCCTATGACGAGGAGGTCGGATGCCTGGGCGTGCACGGCATCATCGAGCACATGGCGAAGACCTTGCCGCCGCAGCTTGCCGTCTTCGTCGGCGAGCCGACCGGCATGGGCGTTGTCGGCGGCCATAAGGGAAGCGCCGGCCTGCTCACCACGGTGACAGGCAAGGCCTGCCATTCGTCTCGCCCCGACCTCGGCGTGAACGCCATCTTCCACGCCATGGACCTGATGGGAGAATTGCGCTCCTACGCGAACGAACTTCGTTCTGCCCCCGAGGCCGACTCGCCGTTCGAGGTGCCCTACACGACGGTGAGCGTCGGCGTCGTCCAGGGCGGCACGGCGCGCAACGCCATACCGGGCGATTGTGCCTTCCAGTGGGACATCCGCGCCACACGCAGCGGCGTGCTGGAGACGCTGGTGAACAGGTTTCGGGCGTTCAGCGACAGCAAGGTCGTTCCGGCCATGAAGGAAGGCTTCGCCGGCTCCGCCGTGGTGACCAATATCGCCTATGACGTTCCGCCCTTCATTCCCGACGCGGGCTCGCACGCCGAAACGCTTGCCAAACGTTTTGCCGGCCGCAACGAGGTGACGGCCGTGAACTATGGGTCCGAAGCCGGCATCTTCCAGTCCGCCGGCATGTCGACCATCATCTGCGGTCCGGGGCGCGACAGCGAAGCGCACATAACCGACGAATGGATCGCCGTCGAGCAGCTCGAACGTTGTGTCGGCTTCGTCGACCGGCTGATTGACCATGCGCGTCATGCCTGA
- a CDS encoding helix-turn-helix domain-containing protein has protein sequence MRTENAQVAREAYENYAEFYRKSSYSAFPQQHRTIEGTGRYSMILVEQGRHELADPAVEEVVISTPLSAPACSYDWNMGAGWAGGKSRTGDLIVVPPNVESRWRVGGPRKLVILAVPVDHVRNLLGPECPDDLSSALEPLSGSTAPNTVVTTLLQQLWTLGDPDGPLGRMLVDSMVLALICQVLILAKAGTPHPATGAFSSREWRRVCEYIDAHLQEEIALADLARLAGWSVRHFTRMFRQSTGQTPHNFIVLRRVERAKDLLRKQKLQLADVALTCGFADQSHFTTSFRKATGLTPMRWRRELV, from the coding sequence ATGAGGACCGAGAATGCGCAGGTCGCGCGGGAAGCGTATGAGAATTATGCGGAGTTCTACCGCAAGTCTTCCTATTCCGCCTTCCCCCAGCAGCATCGCACCATCGAGGGCACCGGACGCTACAGCATGATACTGGTCGAGCAGGGACGGCATGAGCTTGCCGACCCGGCCGTCGAGGAAGTCGTCATATCGACGCCGCTGTCGGCGCCGGCCTGTTCCTACGACTGGAACATGGGGGCCGGGTGGGCAGGGGGAAAGTCCCGAACCGGGGATCTCATCGTGGTGCCGCCCAATGTCGAGAGCCGTTGGCGCGTCGGCGGTCCCCGCAAGCTGGTCATCCTGGCGGTGCCGGTCGACCATGTCAGAAACCTGCTCGGCCCGGAATGTCCCGACGACCTGTCATCGGCGCTCGAGCCGCTGTCCGGATCCACGGCGCCCAACACCGTTGTGACCACGCTTCTTCAGCAGCTTTGGACGCTCGGCGATCCGGACGGTCCGCTCGGCCGCATGCTGGTGGACAGCATGGTGCTTGCGCTGATCTGCCAGGTTCTCATCCTTGCGAAAGCCGGGACTCCCCATCCGGCGACCGGCGCCTTCTCCTCCCGCGAATGGCGGCGTGTCTGCGAGTACATAGACGCCCATCTGCAGGAGGAAATCGCGCTCGCCGACCTCGCCCGTTTGGCTGGGTGGAGCGTGCGGCATTTCACGCGCATGTTCCGCCAGTCCACGGGCCAGACCCCGCACAATTTCATCGTGCTCCGGCGCGTCGAGCGCGCCAAGGATCTGCTGAGGAAACAGAAGCTGCAACTGGCCGATGTCGCGCTCACCTGCGGTTTCGCCGACCAGAGCCATTTTACCACCAGTTTCCGCAAGGCGACCGGCCTGACGCCGATGCGCTGGCGGCGCGAGCTCGTCTGA
- a CDS encoding ABC transporter ATP-binding protein → MILTAENLTKSFGGLRAVGGVSFALAENEILGVAGPNGSGKSTLFNILTNIPFPADSGRVVFDGREIQNVAPEEVSRSGIARTFQRESIFTSLSAIDNVLVAIEHSGKRQGQKENEAAAIGVLDMVGFPQTLHNAPTATLPIFFRKILMIASALAMSPRVLLLDEPASSLTPGEIEHMKALILGLRRRGIAILLIEHVLPLLMAVCDRLIVLDQGRVIAQGLPSEVVADPKVVEAYLGQAR, encoded by the coding sequence ATGATCCTTACGGCCGAAAATCTCACCAAGTCCTTCGGCGGCTTGCGCGCCGTGGGGGGCGTCAGCTTTGCGCTGGCCGAGAACGAAATACTCGGCGTCGCCGGGCCGAACGGCAGCGGCAAGAGCACACTGTTCAACATACTGACCAACATCCCCTTTCCGGCCGACAGCGGTCGCGTCGTTTTCGATGGCAGGGAAATCCAGAACGTGGCCCCGGAGGAGGTGAGCCGTTCCGGCATCGCCCGCACCTTCCAGCGCGAAAGCATCTTCACCTCGCTGAGCGCTATCGACAACGTGCTGGTGGCCATCGAGCATAGTGGCAAGCGGCAGGGGCAGAAAGAGAATGAGGCCGCTGCGATCGGGGTGCTCGACATGGTGGGCTTTCCCCAGACCCTGCACAATGCGCCGACCGCAACGCTCCCCATCTTCTTCCGCAAGATACTGATGATAGCCAGCGCCCTGGCCATGTCGCCGCGCGTGCTTTTGCTCGACGAGCCGGCGTCGAGCCTGACGCCCGGCGAGATCGAACATATGAAGGCGCTCATTCTCGGGCTGCGCCGGCGCGGCATCGCCATCCTGCTCATCGAGCACGTCCTGCCGCTGCTGATGGCCGTCTGTGACCGGCTTATCGTCCTCGACCAGGGCCGGGTGATCGCCCAGGGGCTCCCCTCCGAAGTCGTTGCCGATCCGAAAGTGGTCGAAGCCTATCTGGGGCAGGCACGATGA
- a CDS encoding Lrp/AsnC family transcriptional regulator codes for MVPLDAIDHRILRELRQDGRVSTVDLAERVGLSPTPCARRLKRLEETGVIQGYAARINPAALGLGVCVMVSVRLGQQGPEGAGQFLDEVAKHPEITECLLVTGNIDYLLRVWVKDIAALREFISNVLQSIPSVAETSTMVVLNPDETNL; via the coding sequence ATGGTTCCACTGGACGCCATCGACCATCGCATCCTGCGCGAGCTGCGGCAGGACGGCCGCGTCTCGACGGTGGATCTGGCCGAGCGCGTCGGCCTTTCGCCCACGCCCTGCGCACGCCGGCTGAAGCGGCTCGAGGAGACGGGCGTGATCCAGGGCTACGCGGCCCGCATCAATCCGGCGGCGCTGGGCCTGGGGGTGTGCGTGATGGTCTCCGTGCGCCTGGGGCAGCAAGGTCCGGAGGGGGCCGGCCAGTTTCTGGATGAAGTGGCGAAACACCCGGAGATTACCGAATGCCTGTTGGTGACGGGAAACATCGACTACCTGCTGCGGGTATGGGTGAAGGACATTGCGGCGCTTCGGGAATTCATCAGCAACGTGCTGCAATCGATTCCATCGGTGGCCGAGACGTCGACGATGGTGGTGCTCAATCCCGACGAGACCAATCTCTAG